In Chloroflexota bacterium, one genomic interval encodes:
- a CDS encoding alpha/beta fold hydrolase — MPIHNINGQQIHAVHEGKPGRQVALLIHGWSSSWYAMSPLMPMLAQRFSCIAVDLPGYGESPPLPKRATIPDYAELLAKLIEEVSDGPVVLIGHSMGGMISATLAMRYPVLVERIVMLCPTISGKLSNYINIFVSPITLMERFGLGSVIVSATEKIVVGITDQLMRPASFSERTGITQQDYMRLRADARRPGQGRVRAECFGAMRANNLVGKIGKVEPPALVIWGAEDNTVPLRDASVIADEWPNADLRIIPKAGHWPHFETPDATRRLVAAFLGLPLMSSELNKQVDDNSLKVINEVAQFLAHSDVGNNLNQPQRTRLAAQCQQKMYRAGDTIVSIKDGGNAMYIVQDGTVEVWSDPENPGQAPKNLKHVASLTPGQITGELAMLDGGMRSADLRAGPQGATMLLLERERLLALCEDDSTLGSRVLWNIATAMALRVRFILWQLQRALQKANQAGVSMDTAPRSSYQNQASPSEKAQKVVRTP; from the coding sequence GTGCCAATCCACAACATCAATGGTCAGCAAATTCATGCCGTGCACGAGGGCAAGCCGGGCCGCCAGGTGGCGCTGTTGATTCACGGCTGGTCGAGTTCGTGGTACGCCATGTCGCCGCTCATGCCGATGCTGGCTCAACGCTTTTCGTGCATCGCCGTAGACTTGCCGGGTTACGGCGAGTCGCCGCCTTTGCCCAAGCGAGCCACGATTCCTGATTACGCCGAACTGTTGGCTAAGCTGATCGAGGAAGTGAGCGACGGGCCGGTGGTGTTGATCGGCCACTCGATGGGCGGCATGATCAGCGCCACCCTGGCCATGCGCTACCCGGTGCTGGTGGAGCGCATCGTGATGCTGTGCCCGACCATCAGCGGCAAACTCTCCAACTACATCAACATTTTTGTTTCGCCGATTACGCTGATGGAGCGATTCGGGCTGGGCAGTGTCATCGTGTCGGCGACCGAGAAAATAGTGGTGGGCATCACCGATCAGTTGATGCGTCCGGCCTCCTTTTCTGAACGCACCGGAATCACCCAGCAGGATTACATGCGTTTGCGGGCCGACGCCCGCCGCCCCGGCCAGGGCCGGGTGCGGGCCGAATGTTTTGGCGCGATGCGGGCCAACAATCTGGTTGGCAAGATTGGCAAGGTGGAGCCGCCGGCGCTGGTGATCTGGGGCGCGGAGGACAACACCGTGCCGCTGCGCGACGCCAGCGTGATCGCCGACGAGTGGCCCAACGCCGATTTGCGCATCATTCCCAAAGCCGGCCACTGGCCGCACTTTGAGACTCCCGATGCCACCCGCCGCCTGGTGGCGGCCTTCCTCGGTTTGCCCCTCATGAGCAGTGAACTCAACAAGCAGGTGGACGACAACAGCCTGAAGGTTATCAACGAAGTGGCGCAGTTTTTGGCCCACTCGGATGTGGGCAACAACTTGAACCAGCCCCAGCGCACCCGGCTGGCGGCGCAGTGCCAGCAGAAGATGTACCGCGCCGGCGACACCATCGTGAGCATCAAAGATGGCGGCAACGCCATGTACATCGTTCAGGATGGAACAGTGGAAGTGTGGAGCGACCCGGAGAATCCGGGGCAAGCGCCGAAGAACCTGAAACACGTTGCCAGCCTGACTCCCGGCCAGATCACCGGCGAGCTGGCGATGCTGGACGGCGGCATGAGAAGCGCCGACTTGCGCGCCGGGCCGCAGGGCGCGACCATGCTTCTGCTGGAACGTGAGCGGTTGCTGGCTTTGTGCGAAGACGATTCGACTCTCGGCTCGCGTGTGCTGTGGAATATTGCTACAGCAATGGCTTTACGAGTGCGGTTTATTTTGTGGCAGTTGCAAAGAGCGTTACAGAAGGCGAACCAGGCGGGGGTTTCGATGGATACTGCGCCGAGGTCGTCATACCAGAATCAGGCTTCGCCGAGTGAGAAAGCGCAGAAGGTTGTGAGAACGCCGTGA